A genomic stretch from Achromobacter spanius includes:
- a CDS encoding LysR family transcriptional regulator: MDFDLNLMRVFLTVLHERSVTRAAQRLNLTQPAVSYALARLREQFDDPLFVRTATGMQPTPVAFALADPIERGMNSFAEAVSLRQQFTPATSTRRFRLSMSDIGEMVFLPPLMERVHALAPRLQVEVLEIALEQLPQALKEGEVDLAIGNLAGLGRHTCHADLFSERYACMGRRGHPVLSAGLTRGQFKRLDHILVASRASAHRLLNDVLSEAGLRRQPYLTLPHFSAAAEIVRRTDLTVTLPYRAAIWFNRDNAFEIRPLPIALPPLSVTVHWHARFESDPGTMWLRRQVEATLADPNPA; this comes from the coding sequence GTGGACTTCGATCTGAATCTCATGCGGGTTTTCCTGACCGTGCTGCATGAACGCAGCGTCACCCGCGCGGCGCAACGGCTGAACTTGACGCAGCCCGCCGTCAGCTACGCGCTGGCCCGCCTGCGGGAACAATTTGACGACCCGCTTTTCGTGCGCACCGCTACCGGCATGCAACCCACGCCGGTGGCGTTTGCGTTGGCCGACCCTATCGAACGCGGCATGAACAGCTTTGCGGAAGCGGTCAGCCTGCGTCAGCAATTCACCCCGGCCACCAGCACCCGGCGCTTTCGCCTGTCGATGTCCGACATCGGCGAAATGGTGTTCCTGCCGCCGCTGATGGAGCGCGTGCATGCGCTGGCGCCGCGCCTGCAGGTGGAAGTGCTGGAGATCGCGCTGGAGCAATTGCCGCAAGCGCTGAAAGAGGGCGAGGTCGACCTGGCCATCGGCAACCTGGCTGGGCTGGGCCGCCATACCTGCCACGCCGACCTGTTCAGCGAACGCTATGCGTGCATGGGCCGGCGCGGCCACCCGGTGCTGTCCGCGGGGCTGACACGTGGCCAGTTCAAGCGGCTGGATCACATCCTGGTGGCCTCGCGCGCCAGCGCACACCGCTTGCTGAACGACGTGCTGAGCGAAGCGGGCCTGCGTCGCCAGCCCTACCTGACGCTGCCGCATTTCTCGGCCGCCGCCGAGATCGTCCGCCGCACCGATTTGACGGTCACACTGCCCTACCGCGCGGCCATCTGGTTCAACCGCGACAACGCTTTCGAAATCCGTCCTCTGCCCATCGCACTGCCGCCGTTAAGCGTGACCGTGCATTGGCACGCGCGCTTTGAAAGCGACCCCGGCACGATGTGGCTGAGGCGCCAGGTCGAGGCCACGCTGGCGGATCCGAACCCGGCTTGA
- a CDS encoding ATP-dependent acyl-CoA ligase — MHALTLPSLLVEQAARQGERLWVQAPGGSLRFCDAPAHAASWAARLAAAGVARGDRVGLMAGNRHEFLSIVLGCGWLGAVVVPINTASRGMQLRHILANSGCVLLVADAASCPALTGLASLNHAAQDGMANDGAAHDGPLALRAIWLLDEIDAAHALPAPATLVPSELPAPLPAAAIQPGDMLAILYTSGTSGPSKGVCCPHAQFYWWGKIAARNLDISDADVLYTSLPLFHTNALNACFQALVTGASIICDERFSASRYFDRLQATNATVTYLLGAMVPMLLAQEARPSERGHRTRIALAPGVPERFHGVFAERTGMALLEGYGSTETNFALGGTLSEQRPGTMGRVAPEFDAIVADEHDAPVPDGEPGELLLRATPPFAIATGYFGMADKTVEAWRNLWFHTGDRVVRDADGYFRFLDRLKDAIRRRGENISSYEVEQVLQAHPAVATVAVYAVRSELAEDEVMAALVYKAGHAPTPEALLDFCQPRMPYFAVPRYLRVLDDLPRTENGKVRKFRLREEGITGDTWDRDAAGYRVAR; from the coding sequence ATGCATGCGTTGACATTACCGTCGTTGTTGGTGGAACAGGCCGCGCGCCAAGGCGAGCGCTTGTGGGTGCAGGCCCCGGGCGGATCGCTGCGGTTTTGCGATGCGCCGGCCCACGCGGCAAGCTGGGCCGCGCGGCTGGCGGCGGCGGGTGTGGCGCGGGGGGACCGCGTGGGGCTCATGGCCGGCAACCGCCACGAATTTTTGTCGATCGTGTTGGGTTGTGGCTGGCTGGGCGCGGTGGTGGTGCCCATCAACACCGCGTCGCGCGGCATGCAACTGCGGCACATCCTGGCCAATAGCGGCTGCGTGTTGCTGGTGGCCGATGCGGCGTCCTGTCCGGCCCTGACGGGCTTGGCGTCGCTGAATCACGCGGCGCAGGATGGCATGGCGAACGATGGCGCCGCACACGATGGCCCCTTGGCCTTGCGCGCGATCTGGCTGCTTGACGAGATCGATGCCGCCCACGCGCTGCCCGCGCCCGCCACCCTGGTGCCATCGGAACTGCCTGCGCCATTACCCGCCGCCGCCATTCAGCCCGGCGACATGCTGGCAATTCTCTACACCTCGGGCACCTCCGGCCCGTCCAAGGGCGTGTGCTGCCCGCACGCGCAGTTTTACTGGTGGGGCAAGATCGCCGCGCGCAACCTGGACATTTCAGATGCCGACGTGCTCTACACCAGCCTGCCGCTGTTCCACACGAACGCACTGAACGCCTGCTTCCAGGCGCTGGTGACCGGGGCGTCCATCATTTGCGACGAGCGCTTTTCAGCAAGCCGCTACTTCGACCGCCTGCAAGCCACGAACGCCACCGTTACCTATCTGTTGGGCGCCATGGTGCCGATGCTGCTGGCGCAAGAGGCGCGGCCGTCCGAACGCGGCCACCGCACCCGCATCGCGCTGGCGCCCGGGGTGCCGGAACGCTTTCATGGCGTGTTCGCAGAACGCACCGGCATGGCGCTGCTGGAAGGCTACGGCTCCACCGAAACCAATTTCGCCCTGGGCGGCACGCTTTCCGAGCAGCGGCCAGGCACGATGGGCCGCGTGGCGCCCGAGTTCGACGCCATCGTCGCCGACGAACACGATGCGCCGGTGCCTGATGGCGAGCCGGGCGAACTGCTGCTGCGCGCCACGCCGCCGTTTGCCATTGCCACGGGCTATTTCGGCATGGCCGACAAGACGGTTGAGGCCTGGCGCAACCTGTGGTTCCACACCGGCGACCGCGTGGTGCGCGACGCCGACGGCTACTTCCGATTCCTGGACCGCCTGAAAGACGCCATCCGCCGCCGGGGCGAGAACATCTCGTCCTATGAAGTGGAACAGGTGCTGCAAGCCCATCCGGCCGTGGCCACCGTGGCCGTTTACGCAGTGCGTTCCGAACTGGCCGAAGACGAAGTGATGGCCGCGTTGGTCTACAAGGCGGGGCACGCGCCCACGCCCGAAGCGTTGCTTGATTTCTGCCAGCCTCGCATGCCGTACTTCGCCGTGCCGCGCTACCTGCGCGTGCTGGACGATCTGCCGCGCACCGAAAACGGCAAGGTCCGCAAGTTCCGCTTGCGGGAAGAAGGTATCACCGGCGACACCTGGGACCGGGACGCCGCCGGCTATCGCGTGGCGCGCTGA